Proteins encoded by one window of Primulina huaijiensis isolate GDHJ02 chromosome 1, ASM1229523v2, whole genome shotgun sequence:
- the LOC140980368 gene encoding peroxidase 42-like, with the protein MASISKALFFLATLYLASLSASAESEDPGLVINYYKDSCPQAEDIIKEQVRLLYKRHKNTAFSWIRNIFHDCFVESCDASLLLDSTRRVLSEKETDRSFGMRNFRYLETIKEALERECPGVVSCADILVLSARDGIASVGGPYIPLKTGRRDGRKSRADILEQYLPDHNESLTVVLERFASIGIDTPGVVALLGSHSVGRTHCVKLVHRLYPEVDPALNPDHVQHMLYKCPDAIPDPKAVQYVRNDRGTPMKLDNNYYRNILDNKGLLIVDHQLATDKRTKPFVKKMAKSQDYFFSEFARAITILSENNPLTGTKGEIRKQCNLANKLH; encoded by the exons ATGGCTTCCATTTCCAAAGCTCTCTTCTTCCTTGCAACCCTCTACCTTGCATCCCTCTCTGCTTCAGCAGAAAGTGAAGATCCAGGCCTTGTCATCAACTACTACAAGGACTCTTGCCCTCAAGCTGAAGATATCATCAAAGAACAAGTCAGATTACTGTACAAACGCCATAAGAACACTGCGTTTTCCTGGATTAGGAACATTTTCCATGACTGTTTCGTTGAG tCGTGTGATGCATCTTTATTGCTGGATTCAACGAGGAGGGTTTTGTCTGAAAAGGAGACAGATAGGAGTTTTGGGATGAGGAATTTCAGGTATCTTGAGACTATTAAAGAGGCTCTAGAGAGGGAATGCCCTGGTGTTGTTTCGTGCGCGGATATTCTTGTTTTGTCCGCTAGAGATGGCATTGCTTCT GTTGGAGGGCCATACATTCCCCTTAAAACTGGAAGAAGAGATGGTAGGAAAAGCCGAGCAGATATACTTGAACAGTACTTGCCAGATCACAATGAGAGCTTGACTGTTGTACTTGAGCGTTTTGCTAGTATTGGAATTGATACCCCTGGAGTAGTTGCTTTGCTTG GCTCTCACAGTGTAGGCAGAACCCACTGTGTGAAGCTGGTTCACCGTCTATACCCGGAGGTGGATCCAGCACTGAACCCTGATCATGTTCAGCACATGCTCTACAAGTGTCCCGATGCAATCCCGGATCCTAAGGCCGTGCAGTACGTGAGAAACGATCGTGGCACGCCAATGAAGCTCGACAACAATTACTACAGAAACATATTGGACAACAAGGGCCTGTTGATTGTGGATCACCAACTAGCCACAGACAAGAGAACCAAGCCCTTCGTCAAGAAAATGGCCAAAAGTCAAGATTACTTCTTCTCAGAGTTTGCTAGAGCCATCACCATTTTGTCTGAGAACAACCCTCTCACAGGCACAAAGGGTGAAATCAGAAAACAATGCAATCTTGCCAATAAGCTCCATTGA